The Cetobacterium somerae ATCC BAA-474 genome window below encodes:
- a CDS encoding GNAT family N-acetyltransferase, with translation MSYKIEKLNKELIKKDISDILKVWESSVRATHFFLKESDIMDLKPLVEQGALYVDEFFCIRNNEEIIAFIGIHEDKIEMLFVSDDFRGKGIGKQLINFAISNLNVKYVDVNEQNPQGTAFYEHIGFSVFKRSEFDDHGNPYPILHMKLNK, from the coding sequence ATGAGTTATAAAATAGAAAAACTAAATAAAGAGTTAATAAAAAAAGATATTAGTGATATATTAAAAGTTTGGGAGTCTTCAGTTCGAGCAACACATTTCTTTTTAAAAGAAAGTGATATAATGGATTTAAAACCACTTGTTGAGCAGGGGGCTCTATATGTAGATGAATTCTTCTGTATAAGGAATAATGAGGAAATAATAGCTTTTATAGGGATCCATGAGGATAAAATAGAAATGCTTTTTGTAAGTGATGATTTTCGTGGAAAAGGGATTGGTAAGCAACTTATTAATTTTGCAATTTCTAATCTCAATGTAAAATATGTAGATGTTAATGAACAAAATCCACAAGGAACGGCTTTTTATGAACATATAGGTTTTAGCGTATTCAAAAGATCTGAATTTGATGACCATGGTAATCCTTATCCAATCTTACATATGAAATTAAATAAGTAA